In one window of Meiothermus sp. DNA:
- a CDS encoding ABC transporter permease, with amino-acid sequence MARAVHPPRNAPPLWKNESVRWLVFAVVALSLWEVGARLYNSPFLLPGPSRILEEFLKTPALVLAHAWITTQEIVLGFLLGALVAHLAALLLIVLPEWLEDFIFRAVSTLNSIPFVALASLVVVWLGVGGIGSKVAIAALYAFFALVYFVHKGMVSTDATKEELLTSYSASFVQRVRYLKLPFALPIIFTSLKGAAMAAVNGAIVGELFGAFQGLGFMILDSRYVGNTARVFLAAVFCTVVGWLLLGVLTALERRFVGWHLEMTRKA; translated from the coding sequence ATGGCCAGGGCTGTACATCCCCCCCGCAACGCTCCCCCGCTGTGGAAGAACGAGAGCGTGCGCTGGCTGGTGTTCGCTGTGGTGGCCCTGAGCCTGTGGGAAGTAGGGGCGCGGCTGTACAACTCGCCCTTCCTCCTGCCCGGGCCCTCGCGCATCCTCGAAGAGTTCCTCAAGACCCCGGCGCTGGTGCTCGCGCACGCCTGGATCACCACGCAGGAGATCGTGCTGGGCTTCCTGCTGGGCGCCCTGGTCGCGCACCTGGCGGCGCTGCTCTTGATCGTGCTGCCGGAGTGGCTCGAGGACTTCATCTTCCGCGCCGTCTCCACGCTCAACTCCATCCCCTTCGTGGCGCTGGCCAGCCTGGTGGTGGTGTGGCTAGGGGTGGGCGGCATCGGCTCGAAGGTGGCGATCGCGGCGCTGTACGCCTTCTTCGCGCTGGTCTACTTCGTGCACAAGGGGATGGTCTCCACCGACGCGACCAAGGAGGAGCTGCTCACCTCCTACAGCGCGAGCTTCGTGCAGCGGGTGCGCTACCTGAAGCTGCCCTTCGCGCTGCCCATCATCTTCACCAGCCTCAAGGGCGCGGCCATGGCGGCGGTGAACGGGGCCATAGTGGGCGAGCTGTTCGGGGCCTTTCAGGGCTTGGGGTTCATGATCCTCGACTCGCGCTACGTGGGCAACACCGCGCGGGTCTTTTTGGCGGCGGTGTTCTGCACGGTGGTGGGCTGGCTCTTGTTGGGGGTGCTCACGGCGCTCGAGCGGCGCTTCGTGGGCTGGCACCTCGAGATGACCCGGAAAGCTTGA
- a CDS encoding LysE family translocator produces the protein MLIPPDQLLVFALASLALLLIPGPAVLYIVTRSASQGRAAGVASVLGIQCGGMVHVLMATLGLSAILLSSALAYNVVKYAGAAYLAYLGLRTWLSREPIELGALDRQPLRRIFLQGFVVNALNPKTALFFFAFLPQFVDPARGAVSLQFLLLGLVFITLATFSDGGYALLSSTLGGWLRRKSIEPRFALGQRLVTGGIYIGLGVTAALTGHKHQ, from the coding sequence ATGCTGATACCCCCCGATCAACTGCTGGTGTTTGCCCTGGCCAGCCTGGCGCTGCTTCTGATTCCTGGGCCTGCGGTGCTATACATCGTCACCCGCAGCGCCTCGCAGGGCCGCGCGGCGGGGGTGGCCAGCGTGCTGGGTATCCAGTGCGGCGGCATGGTGCACGTGCTGATGGCCACGCTGGGTCTTTCGGCCATTTTGCTTTCCAGCGCACTGGCTTATAACGTGGTTAAGTATGCAGGCGCGGCCTATCTGGCTTACCTGGGCCTGCGGACCTGGCTTTCCAGGGAGCCTATCGAACTCGGTGCTCTGGATCGCCAGCCCCTGCGGCGCATTTTTCTGCAGGGCTTCGTGGTGAACGCCCTCAACCCTAAAACTGCCCTTTTCTTCTTTGCCTTTTTGCCACAGTTTGTGGATCCAGCCAGGGGGGCGGTCTCGCTGCAATTCTTGCTACTGGGCCTGGTTTTTATTACCCTGGCCACCTTCAGCGATGGGGGCTATGCGCTCTTGTCCAGCACGCTGGGGGGCTGGCTTCGCCGCAAAAGCATAGAGCCTCGCTTTGCCCTGGGGCAGCGGCTGGTAACCGGAGGTATCTACATCGGACTCGGCGTAACCGCCGCGCTGACGGGCCACAAACACCAATAG
- a CDS encoding cytosine deaminase, with the protein MDLVIKDARLTGREGLVDIGLEGGCIAAIEPRLLGGEEISAEGNLVSPSFYEIHIHLDAILTEGDPRPNRSGSLWEGIAIWAERVKRLSREDVRARVLKALPWFVAHGVTHIRTHVDVCDPSLTALKALLEIKAEVAGLIDLQIVAFPQLGMFSFEGGDELVRKAVETGADVIGGIPHYEITREYGVQSVKFALSLAHETGLPVDIHCDETDDDQSRFLETMAAETLRLRLSGRVAASHTTAMHSYNNAYADKLIGNVRRAGLHIIGNPPDNAVLQGRFDHYPIRRGLTRVKELLAAGVNVAAGHDSVMDPWYPMGKGDPLHTAFVLLHLGLMSGREDREQLFPMLTSRPAAIWQGRLVRGGEGLEGHAVAVGNPADLVVWPVPTEDDAIRTLPMRRYVLKRGKVVAETRPEVSYVQGEAIRFLR; encoded by the coding sequence ATGGATCTGGTTATCAAGGACGCACGCCTCACCGGACGCGAAGGGCTGGTGGACATCGGCCTCGAGGGCGGGTGTATCGCTGCCATCGAACCAAGGTTGCTCGGGGGCGAGGAAATCTCGGCGGAGGGCAACCTGGTGAGCCCCAGCTTCTACGAGATCCACATCCACCTCGACGCCATCCTCACCGAGGGCGACCCCCGGCCCAACCGCTCGGGCTCGCTGTGGGAGGGCATCGCCATCTGGGCTGAGCGGGTCAAGCGGCTCAGCCGCGAGGACGTGCGCGCGCGGGTGCTCAAGGCGCTGCCGTGGTTCGTGGCCCACGGCGTCACCCACATCCGCACTCACGTCGACGTGTGCGACCCCAGCCTCACCGCGCTCAAGGCCCTGCTCGAGATCAAGGCCGAGGTGGCCGGGCTCATCGACCTCCAGATCGTGGCCTTCCCGCAGTTGGGGATGTTCTCCTTCGAGGGGGGTGATGAGCTAGTCAGAAAAGCGGTGGAGACCGGTGCCGACGTGATCGGGGGGATTCCCCACTACGAGATCACCCGCGAGTACGGCGTGCAGAGCGTGAAATTCGCGCTCTCTCTGGCCCACGAGACCGGCTTGCCTGTCGACATCCACTGCGACGAGACCGATGACGACCAATCGCGTTTCCTCGAGACCATGGCCGCCGAGACGCTGCGCCTGAGGCTGTCGGGCCGGGTGGCGGCCTCACACACCACCGCCATGCACTCCTACAACAACGCCTACGCCGACAAGTTAATCGGTAACGTGCGTCGGGCCGGGCTGCACATTATCGGTAACCCGCCTGACAACGCCGTGCTGCAGGGGCGCTTCGACCACTACCCCATCCGGCGCGGCCTCACGCGGGTCAAGGAGCTGCTGGCCGCCGGGGTTAACGTGGCCGCCGGGCACGACTCGGTGATGGATCCCTGGTACCCCATGGGCAAGGGCGACCCCCTGCACACCGCCTTCGTACTGCTGCACTTGGGGCTAATGTCGGGGCGCGAGGACCGCGAGCAGCTTTTCCCCATGCTCACCTCTCGTCCCGCTGCCATCTGGCAGGGCCGGCTGGTGCGGGGCGGGGAGGGCCTGGAGGGGCACGCCGTAGCGGTAGGCAACCCCGCCGACCTGGTGGTCTGGCCGGTTCCCACCGAGGACGACGCCATCCGCACCCTGCCCATGCGCCGCTACGTGCTCAAGCGCGGCAAGGTGGTGGCCGAGACCCGGCCCGAGGTCTCCTACGTGCAGGGCGAGGCGATCCGGTTCCTGAGGTGA
- a CDS encoding ABC transporter ATP-binding protein, protein MMPSNTPNIHLSGTNPEVSPIVSVQQVSMIFQTGTVALKDANLEIAQGEFISLIGPSGCGKTTLLRLLADLIKPTSGTILIGGKNPEEARKSRAYGYVFQAPTLMEWRTVLSNVMLPLEVMNFPAGERKARAERMLALVGLKKFTRHYPWQLSGGMQQRVSIARALAFDPQLLFMDEPFGALDEITRENLNLELLRLWRETGKTVIFVTHSIPEAVFLSTRIVVMTPRPGKIETVIPVDLPQPRSFETRETTRFFEIATQVREALRKGHGYEVQE, encoded by the coding sequence ATGATGCCATCCAACACCCCGAACATCCATCTGTCCGGCACCAACCCTGAGGTCAGTCCTATTGTGTCGGTACAACAGGTCTCGATGATCTTTCAGACCGGCACGGTCGCTCTTAAAGACGCTAACCTCGAGATCGCCCAGGGTGAGTTCATCAGCCTGATTGGACCCTCGGGCTGTGGCAAGACCACCCTGCTGCGCCTGCTGGCCGACCTCATCAAGCCCACCTCGGGAACTATCCTAATCGGTGGGAAAAACCCGGAGGAGGCGCGCAAGAGCCGGGCCTACGGCTATGTTTTTCAGGCACCCACCCTGATGGAGTGGCGCACGGTGCTTTCTAACGTCATGCTGCCCCTTGAGGTGATGAACTTTCCGGCTGGGGAGCGCAAAGCCAGAGCCGAGCGGATGCTGGCGCTGGTGGGACTGAAAAAGTTTACCAGGCACTACCCCTGGCAACTCTCGGGGGGGATGCAGCAGCGCGTCTCCATCGCCCGGGCCTTGGCCTTCGATCCACAACTCCTGTTCATGGACGAGCCCTTTGGCGCGCTCGACGAGATCACGCGGGAGAACCTCAACCTCGAGCTCTTACGGCTGTGGCGCGAGACCGGCAAGACCGTCATCTTCGTCACCCACTCCATCCCCGAGGCGGTGTTCCTCTCCACGCGCATCGTGGTCATGACCCCGCGCCCCGGCAAGATCGAGACCGTCATCCCCGTGGACCTCCCCCAGCCGCGCAGCTTCGAGACCCGCGAGACCACCCGCTTCTTCGAGATCGCCACACAGGTGCGCGAGGCCCTGCGCAAGGGGCACGGATACGAGGTGCAGGAGTAG
- a CDS encoding ABC transporter substrate-binding protein, whose amino-acid sequence MKRKAALAVLASGLLAWGLLGTAQGNLTKATIIESWFIHAESIGDPVAVDKGFYKEAGLDVTVVPGGPGLSPIDRVMAEAKAGKLVLGIDYPYNLLEARQKQKLPLVIVAADFQESAMRILSWQPIAKPADIKGTFATWIGYDKPIKAVVGKGWEKQLQVVNQQGDPATLGGWLAKQYPFASAMIYNEVMVAEKQAKEKYYLYSYKDFGVDWPENVLFTTEDVLKKYPGEVRKFVQARYKGFRYALDNPQEAGKILAKYNPNLDIPFELAGLEQIRKIMVTPDTQKNGLGYVNTAKLQKMAQQLQAAGLLESASLTGFVNAIPSGVK is encoded by the coding sequence ATGAAGAGGAAAGCGGCATTGGCAGTTTTGGCATCAGGGCTGCTGGCGTGGGGGCTTTTGGGCACAGCCCAGGGCAACCTGACCAAGGCCACCATCATCGAGTCGTGGTTCATCCACGCCGAGTCCATCGGCGACCCCGTGGCCGTGGACAAGGGCTTCTACAAGGAGGCAGGCCTGGACGTGACGGTGGTGCCGGGCGGCCCCGGGCTCTCGCCCATCGACCGGGTGATGGCCGAGGCCAAGGCGGGCAAGCTGGTGCTGGGCATCGACTATCCCTACAACTTGCTCGAGGCCCGCCAGAAGCAGAAGCTGCCGTTGGTGATCGTGGCCGCCGACTTCCAGGAATCGGCCATGCGCATCCTATCCTGGCAGCCCATCGCCAAGCCCGCCGACATCAAGGGCACCTTCGCGACCTGGATCGGCTACGACAAGCCCATCAAGGCCGTGGTGGGCAAGGGCTGGGAGAAGCAGTTGCAGGTCGTCAATCAGCAGGGCGACCCCGCCACGCTGGGCGGCTGGCTGGCCAAACAGTACCCCTTCGCCTCGGCCATGATCTACAACGAGGTCATGGTGGCCGAGAAGCAGGCCAAGGAAAAGTACTACCTCTACAGCTACAAGGACTTCGGCGTGGACTGGCCGGAGAATGTGCTCTTCACCACCGAGGACGTGCTGAAGAAGTACCCTGGCGAGGTCAGGAAGTTCGTACAGGCTCGCTACAAGGGCTTCCGCTACGCGCTGGACAACCCGCAGGAGGCCGGGAAGATCCTGGCGAAGTACAACCCCAACCTCGACATCCCCTTCGAGCTCGCGGGCCTCGAGCAGATCAGGAAGATCATGGTCACACCCGACACCCAGAAGAACGGGCTCGGCTACGTCAATACCGCCAAGTTGCAGAAGATGGCCCAGCAGCTCCAGGCTGCCGGCCTGCTCGAGAGCGCCTCGCTCACTGGTTTCGTCAACGCCATCCCTAGCGGGGTGAAATAA
- the hydA gene encoding dihydropyrimidinase, with amino-acid sequence MGLLIKNGEIITADSRYKADIYAESETITRIGQNLEAPPGSEVIDASGKYVFPGFIDPHVHIYLPFMATFAKDTHETGSRAALMGGTTTYIEMCCPSRNDDALEGYHLWKSKAEGNSYCDYTFHMAVTKFDPKTEAQLREIVADGISSFKIFLSYKNFFGVEDGEMYQILRLAKELGVIVTAHCENAELVGQLQQKLLSEGKTGPEWHEPSRPESVEAEGTNRFATFLENTGATGYVVHLSCKGALDAAMAAKSRGVPIYIESVIPHFLLDKTYAERGGVEAMKYIMSPPLREKRNQKALWDALAQGFIDTVGTDHCPFDTSQKLLGKDAFTSIPNGIPAIEDRVNLLYTYGVSRGHLDIHRFVDAASTRAAKLFGLFPRKGTIAVGSDADLVVYDPQYRGKISVATQSVNNDYNGFEGFEIDGRPSVVTVRGKVAVREGQFVGEKGRGKLLRREPMYF; translated from the coding sequence ATGGGACTGCTCATCAAAAACGGCGAAATCATCACCGCAGACAGCCGCTACAAAGCCGATATTTACGCTGAAAGCGAGACCATCACGCGTATTGGGCAGAACCTGGAAGCCCCGCCCGGTTCGGAGGTGATTGACGCCTCGGGCAAGTATGTGTTTCCGGGCTTCATAGACCCGCACGTTCACATCTATCTGCCCTTTATGGCCACTTTCGCCAAGGACACCCACGAAACGGGCTCCAGGGCGGCCCTGATGGGGGGCACCACCACCTACATTGAGATGTGCTGCCCAAGCCGCAACGACGATGCCCTGGAAGGCTATCACCTCTGGAAGAGCAAGGCCGAGGGGAACAGCTATTGTGACTACACCTTCCACATGGCGGTCACGAAGTTTGACCCCAAGACCGAGGCCCAGCTCCGCGAGATTGTGGCTGACGGCATCAGCAGCTTCAAGATTTTCCTGAGCTATAAGAACTTCTTTGGTGTGGAAGACGGGGAGATGTACCAGATCTTGCGGCTGGCCAAAGAGCTGGGCGTAATCGTGACCGCCCACTGCGAAAATGCCGAGCTGGTGGGCCAGTTGCAACAAAAACTCCTGTCCGAAGGCAAGACCGGCCCCGAGTGGCACGAGCCCAGCCGCCCTGAGTCGGTCGAGGCCGAGGGTACTAACCGCTTCGCGACCTTCCTCGAGAACACCGGGGCTACCGGATATGTGGTGCACCTCTCCTGCAAAGGGGCGCTGGATGCAGCGATGGCGGCCAAATCGCGGGGCGTACCCATTTACATCGAGTCGGTGATCCCGCATTTCCTGCTCGACAAGACCTACGCCGAGCGGGGTGGGGTAGAGGCCATGAAGTACATCATGTCGCCCCCCCTGCGCGAAAAGCGCAACCAAAAAGCCCTGTGGGACGCGCTGGCTCAGGGTTTTATCGATACTGTAGGCACCGACCACTGCCCCTTCGACACTTCACAGAAGCTGCTCGGCAAGGATGCTTTTACTTCGATTCCCAATGGCATCCCGGCCATCGAAGACCGGGTGAACCTGCTCTACACCTATGGGGTGAGCCGGGGCCACCTCGATATCCACCGCTTTGTGGACGCGGCCAGCACCAGGGCGGCTAAGCTCTTTGGTTTGTTCCCGCGAAAGGGCACCATTGCAGTTGGGTCCGACGCCGACCTGGTCGTTTATGACCCCCAATACCGGGGCAAAATTTCGGTTGCCACCCAGAGCGTGAACAACGATTACAACGGCTTTGAAGGCTTCGAGATAGACGGCAGGCCCAGTGTGGTCACGGTGCGGGGCAAGGTCGCGGTGCGCGAGGGGCAGTTTGTAGGGGAGAAGGGAAGGGGCAAGCTCCTGCGACGCGAGCCCATGTACTTTTGA